cctccagatgagcttcaatgccatacaactctccttccgtggcctccaactgctcttaaacgcaagtaaaactaaatgcatgctattcaatcgatcactgcccgcacctgctcgcccgtccagcatcactactctggacggctctgacttagaatacgtggacaactacaaatacctgggtgtctggttagactgtaaactctccttccagactcacattaagcatctccaggtcgcagttgcaaatgagaacttgttctcaactagcctacttggttaaataaaggtgaaaaaagagAAGCAAGACCCATAGAGAAAGTGCAGAAGCCTTTCTCCTGAGAGTCAGCAAAGCAGACATCTGTACCCTTCTGAGTGATAAGCAAATGTCAGTTCAACGAGACCAGGTCAGAAAGAGGAGGCAGGTCATGTAACATGTGATTGATGTTGTTAAAGTTATTGGTAAATGTGGGCTTAGCTACGGAGGACACAGACACGAAGCTGCATATAACTTGGAAAACATGGCCGTCAATCATGGCAAGTTTCTTGAGCTTATATTGTTGCTAAGCAAATATGATGTCTGCCTACAAGAGCATGTTTGTAACGACTCTCGTTGGTGGTAGGaagagtagaccaaagcgcagcgtggaaagtgttcatgattcctttattcacaaaacacttaaacaaaataccaAAAGGCGAAAACGAaagtgcacagttctgtcaggcacggatctaaacagaaaacaagatcccacaaaaacccaaaaggaaaatgacaacttatatatgatccccaatcagagacaacgatagacagctgcctctgattgggaaccacactcggccaaaaacaaagaaatagaaaacagactttcccacccgagtcacccCCTGACctaaacatagagaataataaggacctctaaggtcagggtgtgacagtaccccccccccccccaaaggtgcggactccggctgcaaacctgaacctataggggagggtccgggtgggcatctactctTGGTGGAGGCTCCAGTGCGGGACGCAGACCCAGCTCCGCTTGAGGCTCcccccacttcggtggcgcctctGGTGTGCAGGGATCGTCACCAGGACCTCCGGACCGTAGATCGTCGTCGGGGACTCCAGGCTAGGAACCCCCCCCTGTAAGCTCCGGACTGGGgcccgttgctggaggctccggactggggccgttgctggaggctccggactggggaccgtcggtGCAGACTCCGGACCTTGGCtcttcactggaggcttcgggccatggatcatcactggaggcttcgggccatggatcatcactagaggcttcgtgccatggaccaGGTCAGAAAGAGGAGGCAGGTCATGGAACGTGTGATTGATGTAGTTAAAGTTATTGGTAAATGTGGGCTTAGCTACACAGGCACGAAGCTGCATATAACTTGGAAAACATGGCCGTCAATCATGGCAAGTTTCTTGAGTTTATATTGTTGCTaagcaaccctaaccctaaccctaactctgacgatagacagctgcctctgattgggttccacactcggccaaaaacaaagaaatagaaaacatagactttcccacccgagtcacccccctgacctaaccaaacatatagaataataaggatctctaaggtcagggcgtgacaatgttaGTGATTGCATTGAGAAGTGCAAAAAGCAGATGGGAAGTAAAGGAAGCGGGTCCTTGGTAACTTTGAtgtccaaaacaacagcaaataaTGTAATTGAAGTCATCAGAATGTTGATTCAGTGAGACAATTGCTGTTGAAATGAGAAAGACAGGGATGTTCTCAGTACAAATGGACACAACACAGGATTTAACATCCAAAGACCAGTGTGCAGTAGTTCTGCGATATGTCACTGATGTTGTCCACGAGAGACTCATTGCGGTCATTGACTGTGAGTCATCGACTGGACAGTACTTTGTGGACCTTGTGAAACAGACCCTTGCGAAGATTGACATAGATATCAAACAGGTGTTGGTAATGCAACAGACGGAGCAGCTAATATGCAGGGATAGTACAGGGGCTTCTCTGCATTGCTCACAGGAGAGTCTCCTAACCAAGTAACATATGGTGTTACTCACATGTCCTCAACCTTGTGCTAACTGACACCACTGAGGTTGTTGTGGCAAGTGAATCCCTTTTCTTACTACTGAATGACATTGCAGTGTTCGTTCGAGAGTCCTACAAGCGCATGAAGCTATGGGAGGAAACCAGtgaggacaggaaacacagacGGCTTGATGTAATTGGGGAAACACGCTGGTGGGCCAAAGACAAGGCCTTGAGGAAAGTATTTGGAAGCTTTGCAAAGCCTGACTGTGCACTTTACACGGATATGGTCATCACTATGGAAAGAATTTAAAAGGATGTGACCATAAAACCTGCATTCTGAAGCAAGTCCCAAGGGTACAAGGATGCTCTCCTAAAGTATGAAACCATACTTACAGCTGGATTTTTGAGCAGACGTCCCCTCTCTCTAAATACTTGCAAACAAGTGGCATGGATATCGTAACAGCACAGCACTTGGTGACGGGAACAGAAGATAACCTGAGAAAGTGTGCCCGAGACTTTGAGGGTGTGAAGAGGGCAGCAGACGACTTTGTTGAGTGGGCCAATGGGATTCTGAAGGAGCAGAAGGACTGTGATGCCGAAGCTCAGACTGCTCTCCCAGAGAAGAGAACAAAAAAAACAAGAGAAAACCAGGTGAGTTGGCAGAAGATGAGCCCATTGCTAATGCAAACATGGATTACAAAATCAAGATCCACAATGTGGTACTGGACACTGTTGTTGAAAGTATTCACCGCCGTTATGCAGCAAATGCAGTGCTGTGAGCAGATGTCTCCTGCATGAATCCAAAGCATTTTCCTGAGATCAGAGAAAAGGGCCTTCCAAAGACAGCCATGAAGGAGCTCAGCAAATGCTTCCTGAAATTTGATGAACATTCCACTGTTGAGGCATTGCAGGCTGAACTGATCAGCCATGCACAACAGTAAGAAAGACTGAAACAGTCAGCATTGGAGGAGTACAACCAGGGCCGCTGCCGCCGCCAGTGATAAATCAGGGGAAGGCTTTGAGGATCTTGATGAAAGTGTGGAGTTGGTGAGCAGAAGTTGTTCCACATGTTAAAACTGCCCGATATGCTGCTATCTTCTCCTGTCTCAGTACAATCTGCTCACGGATGCGTATCACATCATTGGTTTGGGCTACAAGTTCCTCTGCACCCTATCCATCTCCCAGGTGGCTTGTGAGAGGACCTTCTCCACCCTGAAATTCGTGAAGAACTGCCTAAGAACCTCCCTCATTCAAGAGAACCTTGAtgcgttccttttgatggcaacaGAGAAGGAGATTCTTATGGGACTTGACAAAGATGACATCATTGACAAGATGGCAGAGAGCAGTGAGTTACTGCGCTGCCTACTGGTTTACTAGTGATAATTACTTACTGGTTACTCGTAGCTATGATATGACTCTTCCTTATTAACAGGCTGACAAGGTGAAAGAAAGTTTGCTGTGAGTTAAAGCTTTTGTACAGAGGCATGTTTTTTGGACTTTCGTATTATACTTGCAGTTATGTGCCAATGTTCAATTTCATTGACTCGGCGTATAGATGGGTTTATTGTGTGCTGTTTGCTTCATGGACACCAGTGAGGGAACATTGTAATCTAAACATTTTTGTAGAGGAGTGCTTTTTCGACTTTTGTATTATACTTACTTACATTGTTGTAGCTTATGTTCAAGTTCAGTGAATGTGTGTGAAGTTTTTGATGCTTTTGATATGCTTGAATATGAAGATAATCATTTGAACATTTGAGCTAACTCTGTATATCTCATTCTCTTTTTAAAAAGTGTAGGCTAATTGTTTTGTGTGTCTAGCCTTGTACATTTGTATGTGCTATGATTAGTGTATTCCTAGTGAGTTTTTGAGGGTGCACCCATAGCCATAGCATACCTTCAAAACTCAGTGTTCAGATAGGCTACATGTTGGTCAGTCGcaaatgtttgtattttgtaATGTGGATAACTTTCTTCCCAGATGAACATAGTGGCCAAATGTATAACTAGTTTTGTACCCGTTACATCAACAAATAGGGTTAGCCTACAAAATTAGCGGTCTGGTGGTTTGCGTGAACAGGGTGGCTTGTGATGGAGTCAAATTCCGGGCCTGAATTATTGTTTCAGTCCGCCCCTGACAAGGAGTACTTACACTACTTGTTGCACTGTACTGACAGGAATAATTACGCATTAATAAGGACAGTGTAATGTTAAATGTTACCAATTTTTCAATTTTAGCTGCAAGAAAATTGCAAAAAATGTGTATCGGTTGATTCCTTATCACTATAGCTCTCTGTTTGACATTTAACCCTAGATATCGGTCTGGAGGGGGGTACGGCCCAAGAATTGGGGGCCATCCTGGCCTAGGCTTCACCGGAGGTGCGCCAGTGTTTGGCATCCTACAAACATATCGCTGAGAGTGCCCAGCAACAAAATTACTTCGAGAGTGTGAGTCTCCCCAAACTGTTGCACCTACCTGGGTGATGCACGGCTACTACTTTGTGCCAGAAGATGTGGTTCCTGGCTGGACAGGTGATTGACAGGGTGTGCTTCATCACCATGGCGCTGTCGTTCCTCATGGGTACCACTGGAATCTTCCTGACGGGGCATTTCAACCAGCCGCCCTCCGTGTCTTTCCCTGGTGATACCAGGAAGTGCCTTCCTCCGTTAGGGAATAACATCACCAATCCCTCTAGGAATGAAACTGGAGCAAATCTACTGGGGTAACACTATATGAAAGGGCATGACATATCCATAAACAAGGAGGCATATAATGAATGGGGTTTAGCACAGGTTTTTGTGGCTAGAGAATGCTTTGAAAGATCTATGGTTATGTATGCACTGGGGGTCTGAGACTGAAACTAAACCATGTGGGTCTGTCACTGGTTTTGCAGTCTATGAGTTTGCTCATTCACTGAGATGAGAAGGGTTTTGGCAGTAGATATCCGTGCTGTATACAGAGGGCTTGACCATAGGCACTGATGCCTTATATGCTAGAAGCATGATATGTGTGATTCAGAGCAATGGTTGAAGGTGTTTTTTAACAGAGATATTACCACTGAGTAATATGCAAAAATTGTATCACACTGTTAAcaattccaagatggcgtagcagtcggacatGTGTTTGTCTTGTCCCATGTAAATAGTCTGTTTCTTCTGGGGTTTTTgtcgtatatattttaatctcactttccttctacgaactaaatatactttcctgtaacccgcctcacccattgtggtacggatctgctattttataccttataactggaacctccatcagcagctagccagctaactagctactagctagtagtcattgttagccactgctagcagtcTTCACTTTTAGTTTGGACACCAGCCAGCCTCAGCTCGGTCaagacctgccagtctgcacagcgagatatcaacccagagcatatcggactgcttttctctaccacatcaccggattcctgccgcaagctctggaccattatcgcggctagctagctgcaaccgaGAGGCTATTGttggctaacgcctctgtccctaagcaagcaccagttagccttgagctagcctcgagctaggcccatctcccggctagccgacgaagtataccagctaattcttgggctacaatacctcttttgccaattggcctggaccctttattgtcgacacggagccccgccgatccatcatgattcgtctgccgacgtaatcatcatatgtggtttcaacaggcttttccaTTGTGATGTCGCCgaagacccatctgctagccccggcccgctagctttctgaacgccgtgtctcccgctcgcctagcgtagtagcgactaccgaacggctccctgactcacctattgctgctcattggaccctatgatcactcagctacacagctgatggCTGCTGGACTGTTCACTAACAAGGTACATCACTTTGTTTatcagcctcgaactcaggtcctgtgtgtacctaactcaccctctctgcccattcatcgccatttaccaattgttgtcttagctctcctgatcaactcctgtgattgctttatgcctctctctaatgtcaatatgccttgtctactgctgtttcagttagttcttattgttttatttcagtgtaaagcactgctttgctttatcttggccaggttgcagttgtaaatgagaactttttctcaactggcctacctggttaaataaaggtgaaataaaaaataaatgtactaACTTTAAGGCAACCATCATTCTTCATGTTTTTTGTAAAATGGTTGACTTTATGatttttactttatttgttttttgttcaAATATGAACTTTTTCTCATTAAAAGTAATGGTATAACAACTTTTTGTGATAGGAGCCATGTTCACACTTTCAACAACATAATTTCTAGAAATCAGCCAAACCTCCATGTAAGGATCAATGCCGTTCATCATAACCAAATGCCAACCAATCACATTGGGGTTGTACAAATTCCGGAggcatggagagagatggggggtgtCTCCCTATACGCCCTCTCTCACACAGCCATCCCCCGATTCTCTCCTGCCCCCCTCACCccaccacccaccccctctcccaGAAGCAGGATCTCAATTACATGGGTGAGTGGTGCCTTTCTGGCCCAACAAAAGAAAAATCCGGCTGGTTGGGATGGAAACtggacagggggagacagagtcagagagaccAGTGGGttgagaaccccccccccccccccagccctccATAACACTCATcctcgcaaacacacacacagacacacacacacacacatgcttgaatGCTAGATAGAAGCCTACTTCACCCATCCCTTTTTCAAAAACCCAGATGCTTGCCTGCTAGACACTAACTTCAATCAAGAGATACCAGGGGGTGGACCTTAGACGGTAAGAGCTTGACAAATGGCAACATTTGTTTAAAAAACATACTCACTTACTTCCATCTATATTAATTGTAAACCAGCAACACTGTACATACTTTGCTGTTAAGTAACTTATCATGAAAATAATGTTGTggaggatttttttatttcttttaccATATGAGCAgaaagacagacatagagaggttGTTTCTCACTCCATTGAATAGCGTTGAACACTTGTTGCTTCTGGAGCGGAGTACACAGAGCATTCAAATAGAGGTTGTCACCACTACTGTTAAAGGAACAACTGTGCAATATGCTACACTTTGCTGTGAGTCCATGGAGACAGAGTATGTGCAGTAGGTTTCAGACATGGGTTAGATACATTGTAAATGGCTCTTATACCTCTGTAGTTACACTAATTACTCAAGTAGCAACAGAAGCAATACCTTAATACAATGTTGTTACTAGAGTAACTACGGTGTAACTACATAGGTTTGAGAAACACGAAGTGTAAAGAGCAACTTAAAGTGTCACCAAATACAAATCAACAGTGGTATATTACCATAGAGTTGAGTGTCTGAACCAGAGGTATTGTAGATTGTGACAGGTTTTCAATAGGAGATGGATGTAGTGGTTTCAGTGATGCTGTGACGTGAATATGAAATAGCCAGGAGCTGGCCACTGTGTTGCTTCCACTCCGTCTTCAGAGAGGTGAGATTGTTCTGGTGCCAGGGATGTGTTGACTGTGGAGTAAGAGGCAGACACATACTTAGACAGAcacgtatttttattttttttcattttggggTCTAATCCTTTGGATTGTTTGAGAACCTGATCTAAATTGCAGATTATTGGGGTTAATATTGGGATGATATTGGGATAAAGTGAGTGATAGACAATTCCAtctcaattccagtcaattctgaaagtaaaccaaattccaattccaatatTTCCTCATTGAAGAGCATTGATGacaattggaattggaatttcagtgtacttcctgaattgagaaTAGACTGAAATTCAAACGTAATTgacccatagagaatgatagaggactcttttattttttatctgtCTCATTTTGGCGTCTGTGTGCGCAGAGTCCTCTATTTATATCTATAAATTAGCCCCAACCTTGAACAGTACTTCCTGTCATTACTTCCTGCATCCTGTCCCAGACTATGTCAGCAGTGACCGCCCAGCCCCTCCCCTTCGGccgtctggagagagagaagcacatcGAGAGCCTCTTCAGAGCCTTCCACAGTCGAAGGAGGCTCTCCGCCGATCCCCAGGGTTTGCCTGGCTCCATACCCCACCACGGGCCACCTGACCTGGGCTCAGAAGACCAGCAAATGGGTCTAGGCCCTGGAGGTCCGGGGGGTAAAGGGGAGAATGGCCACGTGAGGCCCAGGGCTTCTGTAGGGCCAGAGATAGCAGGGGAGCAGTGGTTGAATGGTGTGGCTGGACAGGAGGGTCTGGCTCTCCTGGACGCAGTCAGCCAACTACGTATCACAGCCAGGCCAGAGCTGCAAGGTTAGTGCAACTTCATGTGTGAAATATACAGTTACATCAGAGTAAAGAATGATTTTGTGCTAACAATTTGCCTATTGATTCTATGAGACAAGGTATGATGTGTGTATTAGTGATAGTCCCTCTGACCTGGTCATGTCATGCTGCTGTGTTCCAGGTCCACAGTGTGTCCCCCGCAGGACCTACAGCATTGCCACCGGGGACAGCAGTGAGCAGCTCTTTGTGGCTGTAGAAGGTACAATAATAACAGTAACatacagccattacacttgtagatCCTGAATGTGTctgtagacagacagagctgTGGCCATAGAATAGAATAGTATCTATAGAATAGAATTGAATTTTATTGCCCACCTGAGATGGACATTTTTCTAGTTACCATTTCATTATTGAAACTGGgccctctgtttctccttctcAGAGAGTTCCTGTATGTGTCTGCAGTGCTGCGGCCCGGCCCGGTCCTGCTCCCTACAAGGTTTTGACCGCCAGGCCCGCCAGGTCTTCCTGTTTGAAAGACCCCTCAGGGTGGACGCGTGCTGCCTTGGCTGCTGCTTGATGGAAATGAGGGTCTACACCCCCCAACGGCAGCTCTTAGGGAGCGTACGACAGAGGTATGTCTATTCTGAAATCAACCTccaacctctacctctctcccagAATATTTCTCACATTTATCCCTACCCCCACTCACTCCAGAATCAAAATGCTGTGCAACGGACAACGAAAAGAGTGTTTGTTAATGTTCAGATAGTCCCTCCATTTCAGACTGTTTCTTCTTTTTGGGgcttaatgaatacgacccaggacTGTAAATAGAATGGGTggtgctcctctctcctcactcccgCCCAGTCTCCAGGGAGGCTAAACTGGGGGTAGTTAGCACATAGCACAGCTGTCTGGATGGATGGAGCCAGGCTAACCTGGGTTTCTGGTGTCCTGGGTGGGGAGGAATGTGGCTTCATTCCTACTAGGAAAAACAGCTTTGTGTCTGGCGGCTGCGCC
Above is a window of Salmo salar chromosome ssa03, Ssal_v3.1, whole genome shotgun sequence DNA encoding:
- the pls2 gene encoding Phospholipid scramblase 2; translated protein: MSAVTAQPLPFGRLEREKHIESLFRAFHSRRRLSADPQGLPGSIPHHGPPDLGSEDQQMGLGPGGPGGKGENGHVRPRASVGPEIAGEQWLNGVAGQEGLALLDAVSQLRITARPELQGPQCVPRRTYSIATGDSSEQLFVAVEESSCMCLQCCGPARSCSLQGFDRQARQVFLFERPLRVDACCLGCCLMEMRVYTPQRQLLGSVRQRWSMFTPLLEVCDSDGTSTIRIQGSCCPYRCLSNQEFQVVSAIGEKIGSIWKKWPGFNEECNMDHEYFGLEVPQDMTSQTKLLLLAATFLLNYMFFEMS